The genomic stretch CGCCATCATTGCCGGCTGGCTGTTGCCGATAATCGGGTTTGTTCTGGTCGGCGGCATCCTGGCGGCGATCGTCAACGCCGTCATCGGCGCCGTGATCCTGCTGATCATCATCGGCTTCTTCAAGAAATAGCGGCGGCCGCGCCGGGGAACGGATGCGGCGGAATGCGCAACGCCAATCCGCGTGGCGCATTGGCTTTGCTGCGGAGTGCAGTGCGAAGACGCGGCCGGCCATTTTCGGCCGATCATTTCCTGAAAATGCTGCGGTTGCGTCGTGCCCACGCATGCGTTGCCATTTGGTCGCGGCGGGAGGATGCTGCCGGCCCGTGGGCACCAGGGAGAGCAGTATGAGCAAGGCAGGTCTCGACAATCGCCACCGCAACAGGGATGGCGAAATCAGCCACAAGCACGGCAACACCCTCGTCGGTACGCTGCGCAAGATCTACGGACCGGGCTTCGCAGCCGGTTATCCCCCAACCGAGAAACTGAGCGACGTTCTGGCCAACCTGAACGAGACCTCGCTGAGCCAGCTCCGTCGCGATCACGAGACCGGCCATCTCGCGCACAAGATCGCCCATGTCCCGACGTGAGGCCCCGTGACATCAATGGCCAAGCACCTGCTTTCGATAGACGATTTGCAGGCACGCGCGCTGGCGGAAATCCGGCAGCAACCCGGCTGCCAAAGCGTCCGCAACATCGCAATCAATCGCGTCTGGGATAAGCGGGCTGAAAATAACTGGTCGATGTGCGTGTTATCCGCGGGCGACGCCGATGCCAACACCGCCGCCCGCGCGGCGCTGAATGTGCAGCAGGCGTTGCGGCATGAGTATGATCTGATGGCGGATTAGCGCGTGGGATGGGTGGGGCGAACGGGTCCAGCGTTCGGCCGGCACGCTGATAAACTCAGCGATACGCATCAGTCGCAGTTTGCGGAGGTGATGGGTATTGCAGAGGCACTCCCATCGTACGCACTAATCTTTCTCCATCGCGCGATTGTAAGCTTCCTCCATCATCTCGTCTTCGTCCCAGTCGTCTTCGAGTGGCGGGATGTCAACGCCAGCCAGCCGCTGCCCTTCTTCGAAGTATTGCTCAAGCGTCAGGTATGATAGCCCTATCTTGTTCACTTCGACCTTGAGCCGGTACACGACGAATTCATCGGAGGCGAACCGCGGAGCGGCATTGACCTCGTAGTCCAGCCATTGAGCTGCACCCGGTTCTGTTGACACCTGCTTAAGCTAATCCAGCCTGCTGCTCGAACTCCATAGGGCTCAAATATCCGATCGTCGAGTGCCGGCGTTTCGGATTGTAGAAGCGCTCAATATAATCGAAGACGTCAGCCTTGGCGTCATCCCTCGTTCGGTACACTCTGCGCGTAGTCCGCTCGGTCTTCAATGACGAGAAGAAGCTCTCCATCGCCGCGTTATCCCAGACGTTGCCTGACCGGCTCATCGAGCAGACGACGCCGTGATCGGCCATCAGCCGCTGGAACTGTTCGCTGGTGTATTGGCTGCCGCGATCGGAATGATGCAAGAGCGCGTCCGGTTTGCCCCGTCGCCAGATCGCCATCACCAGGGCGTCAGTGACGAGCTGGGCCGTCATCGCTGCGTTCATCGACCAACCAACCACACGGCGGGAGAAGAGATCGACGACAGCGGCAACATAGAGCCAACCCTCCGCTGTCCACACGTACGTGAAGTCAGCGATCCATTTGCGGTTGGGAGCGGACGCATCGAAGCTGCGGTCGAGCACGTTGGGAGCGACGGCGGCGACCTGCCGCTCACCCAGATCGGGCGGCAGTCGCCGCCGTCGTGGACGGGCTTTGAGAGCCTGTAGCCGCATCAAACGCTCGATCCGATGCAGTCCACACAACCCGCCTTCCGCCAACATGTCGTGCCACACTCGCCTCGCGCCATAGGTTCGATCGCTGGCGAGGAAACTGGCGCGAACCTTCGCGCCCAACTCCTCATCGCTCCGGCTGCGTTGGCTGCGCGGCCGTGTCAGCCAGGCATAGAACCCACCCCGCGAGACACCGAGCGCCCCGCACAACCATTCCGCCGGCCAGATCCCCCGGTGCTTCGCGATGAAGGCGAACTTCATGTTGATTCCTTCGCGAAGTAGGCCGCGGCTTTTTTTAGGATGTCCCGTTCGGCTCTCAGCTTGGCGACCTCGCGCTTGAGCTGCGCGATCTCCAACTGCTCCGGCTTCATCTGGCCCTGGCCGGGGAATGCATGCTGCGGATCGTCCGCCAGCTGCTTCACCCAATTGCGCAACTGCGTTGGATGAACGCCAAGGTCTGCTGACGCCTGCGCATACGACACGCCGCGCTCCTTGATCAGGCGTACAGCCTCAAGCTTGAACTCTCGCGTAAACTGCCGTCTCTCCATGACACACCTCCTGCTCCATAAAACACCTAACTCGGTGTCCTCGGAACCGGGTGCAGCTCAATCTGGGTGATATCGTGGGCAAAGCCATTACGCAGGATACGTACGCAATCGATAAGGTGACTCTCTTCCTTCCCGCAGCCAGTGGCCTCCAACAGCTTGAGAAGAGACGTGCGGCCTCTCATCGGCAGCGTGTCCACGAACTCTTCCATATCGTCAGGGTCCATTTTGTCGTTTGCCGCAAAGGCGACCTTCACGACTTTCCGTGCAGCGGCCTCGAGTAGCGCGTCGATTTTAAGGATAAACTCCCAATCGCTCGATGACTTGAAGATGTCGTAGATTGTCTTTGGGGGTACATGGATAAGCGAAGCGAGATGCTTCGACTCCTCCATCATCCAAGCGAAATCAGGGCGCTCCGCCTTTGCTGGTGGGGCCGGTCGTTTATCGTGGGGGAATATCTTACCAGGAATGATACCAGCTCCGACTTCGCTCTCACCGAGCGGCACGGACGCTACACTACCCACTAAGGAACGTCGCCCTTCCCGCCGCCGATTGCATAGAGCCGTCGTTACCACCGCATCACAAGCCGACCCACCCGGTTGGCTGTGTCCGACTCTGACCCTTGCTGAAAGACACGGGGCGATAACCGGTATTGTCCCGTAGCCGTGCCCAGCGGCCCATTAGCGAGCGATTTTATTGATGAAATCCCAGAGGTCAGCTGTGGCCCCGACCAGTTCATCGGCCGCCTGTCGAACATCAGCAATCTTCAGTGCCCGCCGCGCGGCGTTTCCCAGATACCAGGGAGGTCTCAGCTCAACACCAAACAGCTTTCGATCAGACGTGAACAGTTGACGAACACCGTAGTGCGCCACCCTATTTCGTACGCTGCGACTACCCGAGAGCTTCAGATGGGCAGCTTCCCAGAGTGGTAGGCGTTCAGGCGGGCATGCTGCCTTGACAGCCTGGTTGAGCAGCTTTAGGCGCGCTTGGAAGTTGGGGGACTTGGTTGCAAAGTACTGCCAGCGTTCACCCGGAGGCCCATCGCCCAACATCCCGTACATAAACCCAAGAACGTGCTCGACGTTCGACAGCTCCACCACGACGCGACCAACTTGAAGCATCATTGCGTCGGACCGCGCCCTCTCGTTTTTCTTGAGATAACCGAACGTCTCTCTAATCGTTTTGCCTGGCTTCAAAACTGGCCTCCGTTTCACAATCTTTACGCGAAACATTGACAGCTTGCTATCATCGCGGTTTTCCGACTCCAATGGGGGCGGAAAGGCACGTCAGAAGCACCAAAAATTGAAATAATTGGTCGGAGCGAGAGGATTTGAACCTCCGACCCCTAGTCTCCCAGACTAGTGCGCTAACCGGGCTGCGCCACGCTCCGATGCCGTTCCATTAGCTGCGATCAGGTCCCGGCGCAAGGCGCGCCACGGGGTTTTGGGCAGGGGCACGGCGGCCGGTTCCGCCCCTCCGTGGTCTCCGTCCCTCAGCCGTCCTTCAACGCGGAATCGATCAATTGCCGGCAGGCGATCAGATCCTGCAGCACGTGTTCGAGGCGCTCGCGGTCCTGCGCTGATATCGCCGGACGGGCCGGTGCGGGAGCCGCAGCCGCGCGGGCCTTGCCGAACGGCGCCAAAATCTCCTCGTCGCCGGTATCGGCGAAGCGGTAGTCGATGCCCTCCCTGTCGGCGCCCTCGATATCCTCGTCATCGGTATCTACGCCCAGGGCCTCGCCTTCATCGGGCTCGTTCAGGCTGAGCCCGATTGCCTCCTCGACCGCGCCGAACGAGACCGCCGAGCTCTGGTCGGCGATGCCCTGCACCGATTTGATGCCGTGCTCTTTGAGGATCCGCTGCACGCCGCGGATGGTATAGCCCTCGCCGTACAGCAGGCGGCGGATGCCCTTGAGCAGGTCGACGTCGTCGGGGCGGTAATAGCGCCGCCCGCCGCTGCGCTTCATCGGCTTGATCTGGGCGAACCGCGTCTCCCAAAACCGCAGCACGTGCTGGGGGATGTCGAGATCGTCCGCGACCTCGCTGATGGTACGGAACGCATCCGGCGCCTTGTCCAAATGCCTGGCTCCCTTACCGTGTGAGAATAATCTCAGTCTTCCTTGCCGTCGCCGTTACTAACAACATGACCATTGATGCGCTGCTTCAGAATGGCCGACGGCTTGAACACCATCACGCGACGCGGAGAGATCGGCACCTCGGTGCCGGTCTTCGGGTTACGTCCGATACGCTGACCCTTCTTGCGCACCATGAACGAACCGAATGATGACAGCTTCACCGTCTCGCCCTTCTCCAGGCAGTCGGTAATCTCCTTCAGAACAAGCTCGACGAACGCAGACGACTCCGTTCGCGACAGGCCCACCTTCTGGTAGACCGCCTCGCATAGATCGACGCGTGTGACTGTTTTTCCCGTCCCGGTCATCGCCTGCCCCGCACTCTCGGCGAACAAATTTTGTCTCCTGAAATTAGGAGCTTAGCAGGCGATGGTCAACAGCGCTCATCATGCACAGGCATGAAACAAGCGACAAACTATATCGAAATTTAAGCGTCTGCCTACCAGCGCAGCAGCGCGGAACCCCAGGTGAAGCCGCCGCCCATCGCTTCAAACAGCACGAGATCGCCCTTCTTGACGCGTCCGTCGTTGACGGCGACCGCCAACGCCAGCGGAATCGAGGCCGCCGAGGTGTTGCCGTGGAGGTCGACTGTCAGCACCACTTTCTGCGGCGCAATATGAAGCTTGTGCGCTGAAGCATCGATGATTCGCTTGTTGGCCTGGTGCGGCACGAACCAGTCGATGCTGTCGGCGGTGGCGCCGGTGGCGTTGAAGGCATCGACGATCACGTCGGTGATCATGCCGACCGCGTGCTTGAACACTTCGCGGCCTTCCATCCGGAGATGGCCGACGGTCTGGGTCGAGGACGGACCGCCATCGACATAGAGCTTGCCCTTGTGCCGGCCATCGGAACGCAGATGCGTCGTCAGCACGCCGCGATCGGACGGTGTTCCCGGCTGGACCTGCGCCTCCAGCACGACGGCGCCGGCGCCATCGCCGAACAGCACGCAGGTGCCGCGGTCGTTCCAGTCCAGGATGCGCGAAAAGGTTTCGGCGCCGATCACCAGCGCGCGCTTGAAGGCGCCGGTGCGCAGGAAGTTATCGGCGGTGGCGAGCCCAAACACGAAGCCGGAACAGACCGCCTGCAGGTCGAAGGCCGCGCCATGATTGATGCCGAGCCCGTTCTGCACCGCGACCGCGGTCGCCGGAAAAGTCTGGTCCGGGGTCGAGGTCGCCAGCACGATCAGGTCAATCGACTGCGCATCGATCCCGGCATGGGCCAAGGCCGCGCGCGCGGCATTGATCGCCAGATGCGAGGTGAACTCGCCTTCGGCGGCGATGTGGCGCTGCCGGATGCCGGTGCGCTGGACGATCCACTCGTCCGAGGTGTCGACCTTGGCCGCCAGTTCGGCATTGGTCAGGACCCGCTGCGGCAGATAGGAGCCGCAGCCGAGCACGACCGAACGTATCGCAGTCACGAGACAGCCTCCTGCGCGGTCTGCGCTGATACCAGCGCGCTGCCGTCGCGATTAAGCATCTGATTGATCTTGGTGAGGAGATCGTAGCGGACCATCTCATAGCCAACATCGATCGCATAGGCAAAGCCCTCGGCGTCGGTTCCGCCATGGCTTTTGACGACGACGCCCTTGAGCCCGAGCAGCACGCCGCCATTGGACTTTTTCGGATCCAGCTTGTCGCGCAGCGCCCGGAAGGCGCCCCGCGCGAACAGATAGCCGATCCTGGCAAGCCATCGGCTCGAGATCTCCGCGCGCAGAAGGTCCATGATCTGGCGCGCGGTGCCCTCGGTGGCCTTCAGCGCGATGTTGCCGCTAAAGCCTTCCGAGACGATCACGTCCGCAAGGCCCTTGCCGATGCCGTCGGCTTCGACAAAGCCGATATAGTTGAGCTGGGGCAGATTCATCGCGCGCAACAATTCGGCGGCCTCGCGAATTTCCTCGTGGCCCTTGATCTCCTCGACCCCGATATTGAGCAGCCCGACCGTCGGCCGTTCGAGATTGAACAGCACGCTCGCCATCGCGCCGCCCATCACCGCCAGCGTCACCAGATGGCGCGCATCGCCGCCGATGGTGGCGCCGAGATCGAGCACGACCGAATCGCCGCGCACCGTCGGCCATACCGCGGCAATCGCCGGGCTGTCGACGCCGGGCAGCGTACGCAGACAAAACCGCGCCATCGCCATCAGCGCGCCGGTATTGCCGGCCGATACCGCAACGTCGGCCTCGCCCTTCTTCACCGCGTCGATCGCCAGCCACATCGACGAGGTCTTGCGGCCGCGGCGCAGCGCCTGGCTTGGCTTGTCGTGCATGCTGACGGTGACGTCGGTATGGACAACGCGCGAGGCTGCCTTCAACGCGGGGTATTTGGCGAGTTGCGCTTCGATCAATGCGCTGTCGCCGAAGAGCAGAAATTCGGAGTCTGGACGCCGGGTTAGCGCCGTCGCGGCGCCGGGAATAACGACCGATGCGCCGACATCGCCACCCATGGCGTCAAGCGCGATTCGAACCTTTTGAGGCATGAACGTCCCGGAAACCTGATCTCTGGCGGCCCTGTTAGAGCCCGGCCGCGCGCTGGAAGCTGCCGCGGAAGGCGGCGCTCGGCAAAGCGCAACGCTGCGCCTCCGCCGGGCCGCGACAATAGCGTGTCCCCGCCCCGAAACAACCTCTTGACCGCGCTCTTTCAGGATCGGGCGCCGCCGCCATCCGGAAGTAGCCAAAATAGATAAATCCAGCTTTTTCAATGAATTAGATGAAATTCCTCGTGAGATGGCGCATCCACTTCAACCGGAATGCGCCCGCGCGGTCCACATTAACCGCGCCTCACTTGCCCTTATCACTTGCCCTTGGGCTTGTTCGCGCCGGCCGGCTTGGCCTCGGCCTTCAGCGCTTTCAGGGCGGCGAATGGATGATCCTCGGGATCAGCGGCTTCCACCAACGGTTCGAACACGGCGTCCGGTTTGCGCGGATAGGGATCGACCGCGAGATACAGCGCGTCGGTCGCCACCCTGCCGAGATCGATGATGCCGTTCTCGATCGGCTCCGGCGGATCCGGAATGTCTTCGTCGCTCTCAGCGGCGTCGTCGACGAGATCGGAGAGTTCTGGAATTTGCTCAGGCGGCGCGAAAATCATGTCAATCAGTTCGTCGATGTCGCTCTCCATCGGCTCCAGCGTCACCACGCAGGTCTGTCCGATCCGCGCCCGCACCTGGCCGGTCACATGATAGCGGCCGCTGCTCTGCGGCGTCACGTCGAACGAGGCATCCGCCGAGAGAACTTCGCGCAAGCCGCCGATTTCGGCAACCGCGTGGCGCGTGGCTGCATCGGCCTCGATATCGCGATGCAGCCCCGTGTCCGGGATTTTCAGCACGGCGATAGGTACGCGCCACGGGTCCGGTTTTTCTGTCATTGCACTCTTGGCACTCTTGCTCATGGCTGCATGTTCGCCTCTGGCCAAGGAAACTTCCAGGCACCGCTCACCAATGCCGTCTCGTCGAGCCCGGCCAGGGCCGCGACAACCGCCTCGGCGTAAGCCGCAAGCAGGCGTGCCTTTTCGATGTCCGCCCCGTTCAGGATATTCTTGCACAGCGCCTGCGCCAACGCCTCGGGGCCCCCGGTCAGCGCCAGATCATAGGCTGCGGTGCGGCCGTAAAACGCCTCGCCAAATGCCTGCATCCGTTTCGGCACAGTGAGGTCGCCGACCCCCATTTCGCGCAGATTATCGTCCATATCAATGCAGAAATGGTCGAACAGCGCCTGCGACAGGGTAGTACCGGCCGCAGCCGACCGCAGGCGCCGCAACACCAGCCACAAATGCAGCAGAAGCAGGTCAAAACGGCCGTTAACCGTGTCCGGCACCCCTAAAGCCCGATAAAACAACGGTTCTCGCGCTCGCGTCACGATCATGCCATAGATGGCTTCAATGGTGCCGCGATGGGGTGTTTGGGGCTTCCTGAAGTGATTGAACGGCCAAAGCATTGTGGGTTCCGCAAGCGAGCCCCAAGGGTTTATTTCCTGGGAGCGCGCGCATGTTGCAATCCAGCGTGCTGCCCGGTACGTCAACGCATCGCGCGATGCAAGGGGACGGGACAGTTCCGTAAATGACCAAGACGAGCCATTTTAGCTCACGCGCGGCCGCTTCGCGCGGCCTGACCGCGCGCTGGCGCGGTTTTCGCGCGGTTGCGGCGGTTGCGCTATTGTGCGCGGCGCTGGGCGCCTGCACCGGCGAGCAATTCCAGAAGGGCTATATCCTGCCGCAAGGCGCGCTCGAGCAGATTCCGATCGGCGCGAGCCAGGATCAGGTTCTGATCGTGATGGGCACGCCCTCCACCGTCGCCACCCTGAACGGCGAGGTGTTCTACTACATTTCGCAGCGCTCCGAACGCAAGGTCGCGTTCATGAACCAGAAGGTGGTCGACCAGCGGGTGATCGCAGTCTATTTCGACAAGAACCGCCAAGTGCAGCGGCTCGCCAATTACGGGCTGCAGGACGGCAAGATCTTCGACTTCATCAGCCGCACCACGCCGACCTCCGGCCAGGAGATGAGCTACCTGACGCCGCTGTTCAAGCTGCTCAGCTTCAACTAGCTCAGCACGTGTCCCGGACGCGGTGCGGTACGCAGTACCGCTCCGCAGAGCCGGGACCCAAAATCCCAATCTTATCGATGGACCCCGGATCAGCAGCGCACCGCTACGCGCTGCGCAGCATCCGGGGAACGACGCGACGATTGAGGAGCCTGCGCCAAGTCGTCCGCTTGCCGGACGGCCGCACGCTCCCTACGCTCGCCTGCAAAACAACGTTTCAGCAGGGAGCGAATTGGTGCGCAACAGAGCTTTTTCCCGCCGCCGCGTATTGTCCGGCGCCGCAGCGTTCGCGACAGCCGCCATCTTGCCGCGCGCAGCCTTCGCCGACTGGCGCCCGACCGAGACCGTCCGCATCATCGTGCCGGCCGCGGCCGGCGGCACTCCGACGTGATGGGGCGGTTGCTGGCGGCGCATCTGCAAGTAGCGTGGGGTCAGTCCGCGGTGGTCGAAAACCGCTCCGGCGGCGGCGGCACCATCGGCACTATCGAGGTGATTCGGCAGAAGGGCGACGGCCATACCATCCTGATCGGCAATCCCGGCCCCAACGCCATCGCCTACAGCATCTTCCGCAACCTGACCTACAAGGCCGACCAGTTGCAGGCGGTCTCCAACCTGATCCGGACGCCGAACATCGTGTCGGCGCACCCGTCCACCGGCATCAAGTCGATCGCCGAGCTGATCGCCTACATCAAGGCCAACCCGGACAAGCTGAACTACGCGTCCTCCGGAGTGGGACAGAGCCCTCACCTCACCGGTGCCTGGTTCCTGCAGCTCACCGGGCTGAAGATGGTGCATGTGCCGTTCCGCGGCGCGGGGCCGGCGCTGCAGGCAGCCCTTGCCGGCGATATCCAGATCCTGTTCGACAACCTCTACCCATCGCTGCCGCAAACCCAGGAAGGCAAGCTCACGGCGCTGGCTGTCACCACGCCCGAACGCAGCGCGGTGGCGCCTGATATCCCGACCATGCGCGAAAGCGCGCCCGAGCTTGCAAAATTCGACGTCTCGTCATGGTTCGGCGTGTTTCTGCCGAAGGCCTCGCCTGCCCCGGTCGTCGATGCCCTCAACAAGGAGATCAAGACGATGCTGGAGCGCGACGACATCAAGAAGACCATCGCCAGCATGGGCGCGCGCACCGACTGGGGAACGCCGGCGCAATTTTCCGATTTCGTGGCGGCGGAGACGACAAAATTCGCCGGCATCATCAAGCAGGAAGGCCTGCAGATGGATGTGAATTGAGCATGGTCGTGCCGCACACACCGCCGTCATCCTGAGGTGCGCGCTCTTGCGCGCCTCGAAGGATGGCAGCTAGCACCGCCCAGCATCCTTCGAGGCTCGCCGAACAGGCTCGCACCTCAGGATGACGAACAGCTCGGGATTATCGCGCAGGAATCGTCACCGCCGGAGGTGACGCGATCTGGCTCACCTGCGGCGCCGGCTTCATCCAGCTGAAGAAGAACAGCACCGCCGCGGACAGCACGACCGCCAGCAACGTCCCCGACTGATATGGACCTGGCCTGCCGGAGCCCCCTTGCGCCCTGCCGCAGCTTGGACAGACGGTCGCGCCCATCAGCATTTCGCTGCCGCACTGACTGCACCGGGTCATCTCGAACTTCATGACGGTCAACCTTTCAAGCGAGCCGCCCGACCGGCAGCAAAAAACCCGCGGCTTGCACCGCGGGTTTGTCGCAGGTCACGTCGGTTTGGTTCAGTGCGCGAGGATCGCCAGCAGCAGCAGCGCCACGATGTTGGTGATCTTGATCATAGGGTTCACGGCGGGACCCGCCGTATCCTTGTAGGGATCGCCGACGGTGTCGCCGGTCACCGCCGCCTTGTGCGCGTCGGAACCCTTGCCGCCGTAATGGCCGTCCTCGATGTACTTCTTGGCGTTATCCCAGGCGCCGCCGCCCGAGGTCATCGAAATCGCGACAAAGAGTCCGTTGACGATGACGCCGAGCAGCATCGCGCCGACGGACGAGAACGCCGCCGACTTGCCGGCCGCGCCGCCGCCTGCGATCGCGAAGATCACGAAGTAGACGAAGATCGGCGACAGCACCGGCAGCAGCGACGGAATGATCATTTCCTTGATCGCGGCCTTGGTCAAAAGGTCGACCGCCTTGCCGTAATCCGGCTTGTCGGTGCCCTGCATGATGCCGGGTTTTTCGCGGAACTGGCGCCGCACTTCCTCGACGATCGCGCCGGCCGCCCGGCCCACGGCCGTCATGCCCATCGCGCCGAACAGATACGGCAGCAGGCCGCCGAACAACAGACCCACGACGACGTAAGGGTTGTTGAGCGAGAAGTCGGGCAGCACGCCCTGGAAGTACGGGAACTTGGCAGTGTTGGCGATGAAGAATTTGAGATCTTCATTGTAGGCCGCGAACAGCACCAGCGCGCCAAGGCCGGCCGAACCGATGGCGTAGCCCTTGGTGACCGCCTTGGTGGTGTTGCCGACGGCGTCGAGCGCGTCGGTCGACTTGCGCACTTCCTTCGGCAGACCGGCCATTTCGGCGATACCGCCGGCATTGTCGGTGACCGGGCCGAAGGCGTCGAGAGCCACGATCATGCCGGCCAGCGCCAGCATTGTCGTGGTCGCAACCGCGATGCCGAACAGGCCGGCAAGGCTGTAGGTGACGAGGATGCCGGCGATGATGACCATCGCGGGCATCGCGGTCGATTCCATTGCGATCGCCAGACCCTGGATCACGTTGGTGCCGTGACCGGTGACCGACGAGGCTGCGATCGACTTCACCGGGCGAAAGTCGGTACCGGTGTAGTATTCGGTGATCCAGATGATCAGGCCAGTGACGACGAGACCGACGACACCGCATTCGAACAGCGCCATGCCGGTGAACTTCACGCCCGCCAGCGGACCGAAGCCGATCAGCCAGTAGATGACGCCGGCGACGCCGCCGAGCGACAGGATGCCGGTCGCGATCAGGCCCTTATAGAGCGCACCCATGATCGACTGGCTGGCGCCGAGCTTGACGAAGAAGGTGCCGATGATCGAGGTGATGATGCAGATGCCGCCGATCGCGAGCGGCAGCGTCATCATGTTGACCAGCAGCGGCGAGGTCGCAAAGAAGATCGCGGCCAGCACCATGGTGGCGACCGCGGTCACCGCATAGGTTTCGAACAGGTCAGCCGCCATGCCGGCGCAATCGCCGACATTGTCGCCGACGTTGTCGGCGATGGTGGCGGGGTTGCGCGGATCGTCTTCGGGAATGCCGGCCTCGACCTTGCCGACGAGATCGCCGCCGACGTCAGCGCCCTTGGTGAAGATGCCGCCGCCGAGACGCGCGAAGATCGAGATCAGCGAAGCGCCGAAGCCGAGCGCGACCAGCGCATCGACCACGGTGCGGCTGTTGGCGGCAAGCCCCAGGAAGTGGGTGAGATAGGCGAAATAGAGGGTGACGCCGAGCAGCGCGAGACCCGCGACCAGCATGCCGGTGATCGCACCAGCCTTGAAGGCGAGTTCAAGTCCGCCCGCCAGCGACGTCGTCGCCGCCTGCGCGGTGCGCACATTGGCCCGAACCGAGACGTTCATGCCGATGAAGCCGGCGGCGCCCGACAGCACCGCGCCGATCAGGAAGCCCGCGGCGACCAGCATGCCGAGGAAGTAAGCCAGCAGCGCGAAGATCACGATGCCGACCATACCGATCGTCATGTACTGGCGCTTCAGATAGGCCTGCGCACCTTCGCGCACGGCGGCGGCGATTTCCTGCATCCGCGGATTGCCGGCGTCTGCCTTCATCACCGATGCGGTCGCCCAGATGGCGTAAACGATCGAAAGCGCTCCGCAGAGCACAATCACCCATAATGCTGTCATTGAATTTGCCTCAGATCTTGATTGTCTCACCCCAACGCATCACCGCGGACGCGGCGCGCGCAAAAAAAGAAGGCCTTTCCCTGCCCAAAAGGGCGGCCTTAAATCGGCGGGACCATGCCAAAATCGTCTCCCCGGCGCAACGCCGCGAAGGGCGAAAACCGTCGATTCTGGAAAGGAAATACCGGGAAAACCGGCTTTCCGTGGCGGGGAATACGCGTCTTCTTCGGCAACGGCCGGGAGCCGGCCGATGGCACCCGGTCGCTGATTGCCTCAAAATGCAAAAAACCCGCCCAACCCCAAGGGGTCGAGCGGGCACGCTAGTCATTCCTGTACATCCGTGAAACGAACGTTTTCGAAGCTTAGGCGAGCGACAGATTTTCCGCGCTGACCTTGCCCCGCATCTTGTCTTCCTTGAGTTCGAACTGAACCTTCTGGCCTTCAGCCAGTCCGCCAAGACCGGCGCGCTCGACGGCGCTGATGTGAACGAACACATCCTTGCTGCCGTCGCTCGGCTGAATGAAGCCAAAACCCTTTTGACCGTTGAACCACTTCACTGTTCCAGTAGCCATTTTCTCTTCTCCAAAGCACGTAAGGCTCGCATTCCGCACGGCGATCGCGCGGATTCAATCCAATATCGACGATGTCTCTGGAAGAGGCCCCAAGGGCGCGTTCGACAAGGCACGGCGGTAATCGGGCCGTCATAACTAAAGGTTTTCCCGGAAATTGCAATGCATGCGGGAAAATAAAGCTCCAGCCAACCAAAGCTGGCTTCAAAAGTGACTGTAGGACAGCCGTT from Bradyrhizobium sp. Ash2021 encodes the following:
- a CDS encoding GlsB/YeaQ/YmgE family stress response membrane protein — protein: MIESLIIWLIIGAVAGWLAGLIVKGYGLGLVGNIVVGIVGAIIAGWLLPIIGFVLVGGILAAIVNAVIGAVILLIIIGFFKK
- a CDS encoding IS3 family transposase (programmed frameshift), which codes for MERRQFTREFKLEAVRLIKERGVSYAQASADLGVHPTQLRNWVKQLADDPQHAFPGQGQMKPEQLEIAQLKREVAKLRAERDILKKGRGLLREGINMKFAFIAKHRGIWPAEWLCGALGVSRGGFYAWLTRPRSQRSRSDEELGAKVRASFLASDRTYGARRVWHDMLAEGGLCGLHRIERLMRLQALKARPRRRRLPPDLGERQVAAVAPNVLDRSFDASAPNRKWIADFTYVWTAEGWLYVAAVVDLFSRRVVGWSMNAAMTAQLVTDALVMAIWRRGKPDALLHHSDRGSQYTSEQFQRLMADHGVVCSMSRSGNVWDNAAMESFFSSLKTERTTRRVYRTRDDAKADVFDYIERFYNPKRRHSTIGYLSPMEFEQQAGLA
- a CDS encoding MerR family transcriptional regulator, which translates into the protein MDKAPDAFRTISEVADDLDIPQHVLRFWETRFAQIKPMKRSGGRRYYRPDDVDLLKGIRRLLYGEGYTIRGVQRILKEHGIKSVQGIADQSSAVSFGAVEEAIGLSLNEPDEGEALGVDTDDEDIEGADREGIDYRFADTGDEEILAPFGKARAAAAPAPARPAISAQDRERLEHVLQDLIACRQLIDSALKDG
- a CDS encoding integration host factor subunit alpha, translated to MTGTGKTVTRVDLCEAVYQKVGLSRTESSAFVELVLKEITDCLEKGETVKLSSFGSFMVRKKGQRIGRNPKTGTEVPISPRRVMVFKPSAILKQRINGHVVSNGDGKED
- a CDS encoding beta-ketoacyl-ACP synthase III → MTAIRSVVLGCGSYLPQRVLTNAELAAKVDTSDEWIVQRTGIRQRHIAAEGEFTSHLAINAARAALAHAGIDAQSIDLIVLATSTPDQTFPATAVAVQNGLGINHGAAFDLQAVCSGFVFGLATADNFLRTGAFKRALVIGAETFSRILDWNDRGTCVLFGDGAGAVVLEAQVQPGTPSDRGVLTTHLRSDGRHKGKLYVDGGPSSTQTVGHLRMEGREVFKHAVGMITDVIVDAFNATGATADSIDWFVPHQANKRIIDASAHKLHIAPQKVVLTVDLHGNTSAASIPLALAVAVNDGRVKKGDLVLFEAMGGGFTWGSALLRW
- the plsX gene encoding phosphate acyltransferase PlsX yields the protein MPQKVRIALDAMGGDVGASVVIPGAATALTRRPDSEFLLFGDSALIEAQLAKYPALKAASRVVHTDVTVSMHDKPSQALRRGRKTSSMWLAIDAVKKGEADVAVSAGNTGALMAMARFCLRTLPGVDSPAIAAVWPTVRGDSVVLDLGATIGGDARHLVTLAVMGGAMASVLFNLERPTVGLLNIGVEEIKGHEEIREAAELLRAMNLPQLNYIGFVEADGIGKGLADVIVSEGFSGNIALKATEGTARQIMDLLRAEISSRWLARIGYLFARGAFRALRDKLDPKKSNGGVLLGLKGVVVKSHGGTDAEGFAYAIDVGYEMVRYDLLTKINQMLNRDGSALVSAQTAQEAVS
- a CDS encoding DUF177 domain-containing protein, whose product is MTEKPDPWRVPIAVLKIPDTGLHRDIEADAATRHAVAEIGGLREVLSADASFDVTPQSSGRYHVTGQVRARIGQTCVVTLEPMESDIDELIDMIFAPPEQIPELSDLVDDAAESDEDIPDPPEPIENGIIDLGRVATDALYLAVDPYPRKPDAVFEPLVEAADPEDHPFAALKALKAEAKPAGANKPKGK
- a CDS encoding ubiquinol-cytochrome C chaperone family protein: MLWPFNHFRKPQTPHRGTIEAIYGMIVTRAREPLFYRALGVPDTVNGRFDLLLLHLWLVLRRLRSAAAGTTLSQALFDHFCIDMDDNLREMGVGDLTVPKRMQAFGEAFYGRTAAYDLALTGGPEALAQALCKNILNGADIEKARLLAAYAEAVVAALAGLDETALVSGAWKFPWPEANMQP